In the Prochlorococcus sp. MIT 1307 genome, one interval contains:
- a CDS encoding heavy metal translocating P-type ATPase — MSIKNRSNQNSLLLDVEGMKCGGCVSSVERCLLSHPSIAKASVNLVNRTAWIDLKDAGQELDPILKSLSDLGFPSKPRSVSPLAIPDPSELSAIDKWWSQWRQLIVAMFLLLLSVLGHLADGGQLHLPILGSLPFHASLATFALIGPGRQIIKGGAKAAMALAPSMDTLVGLGVSSAYFASLVALIWPNVGWPCFFNEPVMLLGFVLLGRFLEERARFRTNLAIKQLAKLQPETARLIVGKDETREVRVGALRPGEKLQLLAGDRIPVDGIVIEGNSAVDISSLTGEPLPLEASKGTELLSGSLNLEGNLIVEVQRIGAETALARIIGLVEEAQARKAPIQGLADRVAGKFCYGVVGLAATTFLFWWQVGARIWPKVLYASGQGFLPGHEHGLHSTLGSNAESPLGLALQLAIAVLVIACPCALGLATPTVITVASGQAARRGWLFRGGDVIEMAASLNQIVFDKTGTLTIGRPLVKGFVNSKNQSQMLQLAASLEESSRHPLAHAILQEAQRQNIKLLSSRNIRTFPGKGLSGELHGIDGTIRLGTLEWLESEGVKWDFDIKGKNIKEETVVAVSQGTKLLGLILINDQVRKNVDVALNRLRNNGLILHMMSGDRKEAVQKLGEQLSFHSNQLSWKLLPDQKLNKLEELKTNGSIAMVGDGINDAPALAASDLGIAIGTGTQIAQESADLLLLGDRLEDLPDALLLARKTMNKIKQNLSWAFGYNLIALPIAAGVLLPKYGLLLSPPIAALLMAISSITVVLNALSLRTS; from the coding sequence TTGAGCATTAAAAATCGCTCTAATCAAAATTCCCTGCTACTAGATGTAGAAGGCATGAAATGCGGTGGCTGCGTCAGCTCCGTAGAACGATGTCTTCTTTCACATCCGAGCATTGCAAAAGCGAGTGTGAATTTGGTTAATCGAACCGCTTGGATTGATCTCAAAGATGCTGGACAAGAACTTGATCCCATCCTGAAATCTCTTTCTGATCTTGGTTTTCCCTCTAAGCCAAGATCAGTGTCACCTTTAGCAATACCTGATCCATCAGAACTTAGTGCAATTGATAAATGGTGGAGTCAATGGCGCCAACTGATCGTAGCGATGTTTTTGCTACTGCTTTCAGTTCTTGGGCACCTTGCAGATGGAGGCCAACTCCATCTACCAATATTGGGCTCACTACCCTTTCATGCAAGTCTTGCAACATTTGCACTAATAGGTCCAGGACGACAAATTATTAAAGGAGGGGCGAAGGCAGCAATGGCTTTAGCTCCAAGTATGGATACGTTGGTTGGCCTAGGAGTAAGCAGCGCATACTTCGCGAGCCTTGTTGCATTGATCTGGCCAAATGTTGGTTGGCCATGCTTTTTCAACGAACCAGTAATGCTTCTTGGTTTTGTTCTGTTAGGAAGGTTTTTAGAAGAGAGAGCCCGTTTTAGAACAAACCTTGCAATCAAACAATTAGCCAAACTTCAACCAGAAACAGCAAGACTTATTGTTGGAAAAGACGAAACCCGTGAAGTCAGAGTTGGTGCATTAAGACCTGGAGAGAAACTGCAATTACTGGCAGGGGATCGAATACCAGTGGATGGAATTGTTATTGAAGGTAATTCCGCCGTAGATATTTCAAGCCTCACTGGTGAGCCATTGCCATTAGAAGCATCTAAAGGAACAGAACTTCTCTCTGGAAGCTTGAATCTAGAGGGCAACCTAATAGTGGAAGTACAGCGAATAGGGGCTGAAACAGCCTTGGCTCGCATTATTGGTTTAGTAGAAGAAGCACAAGCCAGAAAAGCACCTATTCAAGGTTTAGCTGATCGTGTGGCAGGCAAGTTTTGCTATGGAGTTGTAGGCCTAGCAGCCACAACATTTCTTTTCTGGTGGCAAGTTGGCGCACGTATATGGCCAAAAGTTCTTTATGCGTCAGGGCAAGGTTTTTTACCTGGGCATGAGCATGGACTCCATTCAACCCTAGGAAGTAATGCAGAAAGCCCATTAGGTTTGGCGCTGCAATTAGCAATAGCTGTTCTCGTTATCGCTTGCCCTTGCGCACTAGGCCTAGCCACTCCAACAGTAATAACAGTGGCCTCGGGACAAGCAGCCCGTCGTGGATGGCTCTTTCGAGGAGGAGATGTAATTGAAATGGCCGCATCTCTTAATCAGATTGTATTCGACAAAACAGGCACTCTCACCATTGGAAGGCCATTAGTGAAGGGCTTTGTTAACTCAAAGAATCAAAGTCAAATGTTGCAACTTGCTGCCAGTCTGGAAGAAAGTAGTCGACATCCTCTTGCGCATGCAATCCTTCAAGAAGCACAAAGACAAAATATAAAGCTGCTGAGTTCACGCAATATTCGTACTTTTCCAGGTAAAGGATTATCAGGAGAGTTACATGGCATTGATGGCACTATTCGTCTTGGAACACTCGAATGGCTAGAAAGTGAAGGAGTTAAATGGGATTTTGATATTAAGGGAAAAAATATTAAAGAAGAAACAGTTGTAGCTGTTTCTCAAGGGACAAAACTATTGGGTCTAATACTTATTAATGATCAAGTTAGAAAAAATGTAGATGTTGCACTTAATCGCCTTAGAAACAATGGATTGATCTTGCACATGATGAGTGGTGATAGAAAAGAGGCAGTGCAAAAACTTGGTGAACAACTCTCTTTTCATTCAAATCAACTTTCTTGGAAACTTCTACCAGATCAAAAACTAAATAAACTGGAGGAGCTTAAAACAAATGGTTCCATTGCAATGGTTGGTGATGGAATCAATGATGCCCCTGCACTGGCAGCCTCTGATCTAGGGATTGCCATAGGAACTGGGACACAAATAGCCCAAGAGTCTGCTGACCTACTTTTATTAGGAGATCGTCTTGAAGATTTACCCGATGCTCTCTTATTAGCCAGAAAAACAATGAATAAAATCAAGCAAAATCTTAGCTGGGCTTTTGGTTATAACTTAATCGCTTTGCCAATTGCTGCTGGAGTATTGCTCCCTAAGTATGGATTATTACTATCTCCTCCAATTGCAGCACTTTTAATGGCTATTAGTTCAATCACAGTAGTTCTAAATGCTTTATCATTACGTACATCATGA
- a CDS encoding DNA polymerase III subunit delta', with protein sequence MVKELSQQLFDDVINQNTAVSLLSVALKKNQIAPAYLFSGPSGVGRSLTARRFLEGLITGGIPEIRERRRVEALNHPDLIWIEPTYLHQGKLIPQSNASNETISRRNPPQIRLEQIKAIKAFLSKKPLEADLGMVVIDAFEMMNESASNALLKTLEEPRNGTLILITEKPESILDTIRSRCQIIPFNRLNKEAIEKVLSKIKSMKMPDIEYALQQKELINLSNGSPGALIKNIEIWQEFPQELWDSLKTLPQQPIEALSLARDITDQLDIQQQLWLINWLQYYLWRQNNDAIPIRKLEILRSQLNSFVQPRLAWEVTLLRIIQAIT encoded by the coding sequence ATGGTTAAAGAACTATCCCAACAACTTTTTGATGATGTCATAAATCAAAATACAGCTGTTTCATTATTAAGTGTTGCTCTAAAAAAAAATCAGATTGCTCCAGCATATTTATTTAGCGGGCCTAGCGGCGTAGGACGAAGTCTTACAGCACGTCGTTTTCTAGAGGGGCTAATTACAGGAGGTATTCCTGAAATACGCGAGAGAAGGCGTGTGGAAGCATTAAATCATCCTGATCTCATTTGGATTGAGCCTACTTATCTCCATCAAGGCAAATTAATACCACAATCTAATGCCAGCAATGAGACAATTAGCCGACGCAACCCACCTCAAATAAGGTTAGAGCAAATAAAAGCAATAAAGGCCTTTCTTAGCAAGAAACCCTTAGAAGCAGATTTAGGCATGGTTGTAATTGATGCATTCGAAATGATGAACGAATCTGCATCAAATGCACTGCTAAAAACTCTTGAAGAGCCTAGAAACGGAACATTAATCTTAATCACAGAAAAACCCGAAAGTATACTTGATACAATTAGATCACGGTGTCAGATAATACCATTTAACAGATTAAATAAAGAAGCTATTGAGAAAGTTTTGTCCAAAATTAAATCGATGAAAATGCCTGATATTGAGTATGCACTTCAACAGAAAGAATTAATTAATCTTTCCAATGGTTCACCAGGAGCATTAATAAAGAACATAGAAATTTGGCAAGAATTCCCTCAAGAACTTTGGGATTCCCTAAAAACCCTCCCTCAACAACCAATAGAAGCATTATCACTAGCCAGGGATATAACCGACCAACTGGATATTCAGCAACAACTCTGGTTAATTAATTGGCTGCAATATTATCTTTGGCGTCAAAATAATGATGCGATACCTATCAGGAAACTAGAGATTCTTCGCTCACAACTTAATTCTTTTGTTCAACCACGATTAGCATGGGAAGTTACGCTGCTAAGAATAATTCAAGCAATTACTTAA
- the tmk gene encoding dTMP kinase, with amino-acid sequence MKGRFLVFEGIDGCGKSTQINQLINWLPTSGLMPQNSVLHVTREPGGTALGNALRELLLHPPKEILPGSLSELLLYSADRAQHVLEVITPALENGDWIISDRFSGSTIAYQGYGRELNLDLILQLEKIATQGLVPDITFWLDLSVEESLDRRKNTNHDRIESEGATFLGRVANGFDVLAKERNWTRVPANLPKEVVAKKIKESLSIKITGKRISSNG; translated from the coding sequence ATGAAGGGCCGTTTTCTCGTTTTTGAGGGAATAGATGGTTGTGGAAAAAGCACACAAATAAATCAACTTATCAACTGGCTTCCAACTAGTGGCTTAATGCCTCAAAATTCTGTCCTACACGTCACACGTGAGCCAGGAGGAACTGCTCTTGGAAATGCACTAAGGGAATTACTACTTCACCCACCAAAAGAAATTTTACCTGGTTCGTTATCAGAATTATTATTATATTCAGCAGATCGTGCACAACATGTTTTAGAAGTAATTACCCCAGCTCTAGAAAATGGAGATTGGATCATTAGTGACCGTTTTAGTGGCTCTACCATCGCCTACCAAGGTTATGGAAGAGAGCTAAATCTTGATTTAATACTTCAGCTCGAAAAAATCGCCACACAAGGTTTAGTTCCTGACATAACTTTTTGGCTCGATTTATCAGTTGAAGAAAGTCTGGATAGACGAAAAAATACCAATCATGATCGAATTGAATCAGAAGGTGCAACTTTCTTAGGCAGAGTGGCTAATGGTTTTGATGTCCTAGCCAAAGAGCGCAATTGGACAAGGGTCCCAGCCAACCTTCCCAAAGAGGTAGTTGCTAAAAAAATCAAAGAATCATTATCTATAAAGATCACTGGGAAAAGGATTAGTTCAAATGGTTAA
- the radA gene encoding DNA repair protein RadA, with product MSRLASIYICQSCGAQTRQFFGRCSNCGDWNSIVEQAVSSVNSKSNQRKPHSFKDPRPQLSEPIGALKEKALDRLTSGYGEFDRVLGGGLVPGSLVLVGGDPGIGKSTLLLQSATTMALQQSVLYVSAEESAQQVRLRWKRLQGPESNLQLLAETSLELVLQELEALQPAVAIIDSIQALHDEHLSGAPGSVGQVRECSSALQRLAKQQNTSLLLVGHVTKEGMLAGPKVLEHLVDVVLTFEGDRYASHRLLRAVKNRYGATHELGIFEMQGNGLIEVTNPSEIFLNRKSAAGVATIVACEGNRSLAVDLQALISATTYASPRRTATGVETNRLHQILAVLEKHMGLALSRHDCYLAVAGGLEVEEPAADLGIATAVISSYRDLILPEGTVLIGELGLGGQLRPVGQIQQRLQEAERLGFQRAVFPKGSGLEQMQTEVKLQCFEASNISEALVMALGVDLENDQN from the coding sequence GTGTCTCGCCTTGCATCCATCTATATCTGTCAAAGCTGTGGAGCCCAAACTCGACAGTTCTTTGGTCGATGTTCCAATTGCGGAGATTGGAATTCAATAGTTGAACAAGCTGTCTCTTCGGTTAACAGTAAGAGCAATCAAAGAAAGCCTCATTCTTTCAAAGACCCACGGCCACAACTATCTGAACCAATTGGTGCCCTTAAAGAAAAAGCATTAGATCGCCTCACGAGTGGATATGGCGAATTCGATCGTGTCCTTGGTGGAGGCTTAGTCCCTGGCTCACTTGTCCTTGTGGGAGGTGATCCTGGTATCGGTAAGAGCACACTTCTTTTACAGAGCGCAACAACCATGGCGCTTCAGCAATCAGTTCTGTATGTGAGTGCCGAAGAGTCAGCACAACAAGTGCGATTGCGCTGGAAGCGACTGCAAGGGCCTGAATCCAATCTTCAATTACTTGCAGAAACAAGCTTGGAACTAGTTCTTCAGGAACTTGAGGCCCTTCAGCCAGCAGTAGCCATCATCGACAGTATTCAAGCCTTACATGATGAACATCTCTCTGGAGCACCAGGCTCCGTTGGGCAAGTTAGGGAGTGTTCATCTGCATTACAGCGATTAGCAAAACAACAAAACACTTCCTTATTGCTCGTTGGACATGTAACGAAAGAAGGAATGCTTGCTGGCCCAAAAGTTCTGGAACATTTGGTTGACGTGGTGCTGACTTTTGAAGGAGATAGATACGCAAGCCACAGATTGTTACGAGCTGTAAAGAATCGTTACGGAGCAACTCATGAGCTTGGAATTTTCGAAATGCAGGGCAATGGACTAATCGAAGTAACAAATCCCAGTGAAATATTTCTCAACAGAAAATCCGCAGCTGGAGTTGCCACCATTGTGGCTTGTGAAGGGAATAGATCACTAGCTGTCGATCTGCAAGCCCTAATAAGTGCAACTACTTATGCCAGCCCAAGAAGAACTGCAACAGGAGTGGAAACAAACAGACTTCATCAGATCTTGGCAGTACTTGAAAAACATATGGGTTTAGCTTTATCTCGACATGACTGCTATCTCGCAGTGGCAGGAGGGTTAGAAGTCGAAGAACCTGCCGCAGATCTTGGAATCGCAACAGCAGTTATATCTAGCTACAGAGATCTGATCCTGCCGGAGGGCACTGTTCTGATTGGTGAACTCGGATTAGGAGGTCAATTACGTCCAGTTGGACAAATTCAACAAAGACTTCAAGAAGCAGAACGTCTTGGTTTCCAAAGAGCTGTTTTCCCAAAAGGGAGTGGGTTGGAGCAAATGCAAACTGAAGTCAAATTGCAGTGTTTTGAAGCATCAAATATCAGTGAGGCACTAGTAATGGCGTTAGGTGTAGATCTAGAGAATGATCAAAATTGA
- a CDS encoding photosystem I assembly protein Ycf3, with the protein MPRSREQDNPIDKAFTVMAEMIVKMMPIDSQQKKAYVYYRDGLSAQNDGDYSEALENYEESLRLEENPADRSETLKNMAIIYMSNGDEDLALETYKKALDENPKQPSCLKNMGLIYEKRGRQEQEAGNQDESDRWFDQAAEVWTKAVRLYPGGYLEIENWLKTTGRSKIDII; encoded by the coding sequence ATGCCTCGTAGTCGAGAACAAGACAATCCAATCGATAAGGCCTTCACAGTGATGGCAGAGATGATTGTCAAAATGATGCCGATCGATTCTCAACAAAAGAAAGCCTATGTCTATTACCGAGATGGCTTATCAGCCCAGAATGATGGGGATTATTCAGAAGCTCTGGAGAATTATGAAGAAAGTCTGAGGCTTGAGGAGAATCCAGCTGATAGAAGCGAGACGCTCAAAAACATGGCAATTATTTATATGAGTAATGGAGATGAGGATCTAGCTTTGGAGACGTATAAGAAAGCTCTAGATGAAAACCCTAAGCAACCTTCTTGTTTGAAGAATATGGGTCTTATTTATGAAAAACGAGGCCGTCAGGAGCAAGAAGCTGGTAATCAGGATGAATCAGATAGATGGTTCGACCAGGCTGCAGAAGTTTGGACTAAGGCAGTGAGGCTTTATCCGGGTGGTTATTTAGAAATTGAAAACTGGCTTAAAACAACTGGTCGAAGCAAAATTGACATTATTTAA